The proteins below are encoded in one region of Sphingobium yanoikuyae:
- a CDS encoding twin-arginine translocase TatA/TatE family subunit, protein MGSFSLMHWVIVLLVVMLLFGGGRISGLMGDVAKGIKSFKKGMADDEDDATPAKPATRIEGHRVPEQDAPSATEEKTKA, encoded by the coding sequence ATGGGTTCTTTCTCGCTGATGCACTGGGTGATCGTGCTCCTGGTCGTCATGCTGCTGTTCGGTGGCGGCCGGATTTCCGGCCTGATGGGTGACGTGGCCAAGGGCATCAAGAGCTTCAAGAAGGGCATGGCCGACGACGAGGATGACGCGACGCCGGCAAAGCCCGCGACCCGGATCGAGGGTCATCGCGTGCCCGAGCAGGATGCGCCGAGCGCAACTGAAGAAAAGACCAAGGCCTGA
- the scpB gene encoding SMC-Scp complex subunit ScpB — MDDFARAVEAALFASEEPLTPAELRAHVGDGGDLPATLAGLAQDYAGRGVNLVERGGRWHFQTAADLAHILRRERDETRKLSRAAMETLAIIAYHEPVSRAEIEAIRGVQVAKGTLDVLMEAGWVRPVGRREVPGRPLIYATSVEFLSHFGLSSRRDLPGLDDLRAAGLLDPVDLALEGLGGQSVLEKDEEEA, encoded by the coding sequence ATGGACGATTTCGCGCGCGCGGTGGAGGCGGCCTTGTTCGCGTCGGAGGAACCGCTGACGCCCGCCGAACTGCGCGCCCATGTCGGCGATGGCGGCGACCTGCCCGCGACGCTGGCCGGGCTGGCGCAGGATTATGCCGGGCGCGGCGTCAATCTGGTCGAGCGGGGCGGGCGCTGGCATTTTCAGACGGCGGCCGACCTGGCGCATATCCTGCGGCGGGAACGGGACGAGACGCGCAAGCTGTCGCGCGCGGCGATGGAGACGCTGGCGATCATCGCCTATCATGAGCCGGTTAGCCGCGCGGAGATCGAGGCGATTCGCGGGGTTCAGGTGGCCAAGGGCACGCTGGATGTGCTGATGGAGGCCGGATGGGTGCGTCCGGTGGGGCGGCGCGAAGTGCCGGGTCGCCCGCTCATCTATGCGACCAGCGTAGAGTTTCTGTCACATTTTGGCCTTAGCAGCCGCCGGGACTTGCCGGGTCTGGACGATTTGCGGGCTGCGGGGTTGCTGGATCCGGTGGATTTGGCGCTGGAGGGTCTGGGCGGTCAATCCGTTCTGGAAAAGGATGAGGAAGAGGCCTAG
- a CDS encoding cell wall hydrolase → MMRLSRQQERWIWHGGLGALALAVLVVPHLITAAPLDMLAEDHHGPDPAEQAGANFPGSAFFYAEGAFDPAPGALTIQSPHVMGLAEVKAAPAATFRGLTATDSYRALNCLTSAIYYEAGNEPEEGQRAVAQVVLNRVRSPLWPNSVCGVVYQGSERTDFHCQFTFSCDGAMARLPNAVAWVRARGIAQQALSGKAYAPVGLATHYHTLAVRPAWSATLQPVAVIGAHIFYRGMGFNGTPAAFSDAYPGRELISGPARRIWPVQPVTPIELMSAGPATAYVPLPTAAPSTPATQPAPAPALTAPIDNLPESTIRPEYRNSGRPLG, encoded by the coding sequence ATGATGCGGCTTTCGCGACAACAGGAACGATGGATCTGGCATGGTGGCCTGGGCGCACTGGCGCTTGCGGTGCTGGTCGTGCCGCATCTCATCACCGCCGCGCCGCTGGACATGCTGGCCGAGGATCATCATGGCCCTGACCCAGCCGAGCAGGCGGGCGCCAATTTCCCCGGCTCCGCCTTCTTCTATGCCGAAGGCGCCTTCGATCCGGCGCCCGGCGCGCTCACCATCCAGAGCCCGCACGTCATGGGCCTGGCCGAGGTCAAGGCGGCGCCGGCCGCCACCTTCCGTGGCCTCACCGCGACCGACAGCTATCGCGCGCTCAACTGCCTGACGTCGGCCATCTATTATGAAGCCGGGAACGAGCCGGAGGAGGGGCAGCGCGCCGTGGCACAGGTGGTATTGAACCGCGTGCGCAGCCCGCTCTGGCCCAACAGCGTCTGCGGCGTCGTCTATCAGGGGTCGGAACGCACCGACTTCCACTGCCAGTTCACCTTCAGCTGCGATGGCGCCATGGCCCGCCTGCCCAACGCCGTCGCCTGGGTCCGCGCGCGCGGCATCGCCCAGCAGGCCCTGTCGGGCAAAGCCTATGCCCCGGTGGGCCTTGCCACCCATTATCATACGCTCGCCGTCCGCCCGGCCTGGTCCGCGACGCTGCAGCCGGTTGCCGTGATCGGCGCCCATATCTTCTATCGCGGCATGGGCTTCAACGGCACGCCCGCCGCCTTCAGCGACGCCTATCCGGGGCGCGAACTGATATCCGGCCCTGCCCGCCGGATCTGGCCGGTCCAGCCGGTGACGCCCATCGAACTGATGAGCGCCGGACCGGCAACCGCCTACGTGCCCCTGCCGACGGCCGCGCCCTCCACGCCGGCGACGCAGCCAGCCCCCGCGCCCGCCCTCACTGCACCGATCGACAATCTGCCGGAATCGACGATCCGTCCCGAATATCGCAACAGCGGCCGGCCGCTCGGTTGA
- the tatC gene encoding twin-arginine translocase subunit TatC encodes MIGDIDDSKAPLLDHLIELRSRLLKCVYALAITGAICFYFSEQLFAILVHPLKEAFGDAGGKLVYTKLYEAFFVQIKIALFGAFCLSFPIIANQLWAFVAPGLYAKEKKALLPFIIATPFLFALGASLAYFVVMPTAFHFFLGYQGNGSGLQVEALPSADSYLGLVMQFILAFGICFLLPVLLMLLNRAGFVSREQLKGMRRYMIVGAFILAAVLTPPDVVSQLMLAIPLLLLYEITLVAIWFTDRSQAKRAAAEAAAEEVSA; translated from the coding sequence ATGATCGGCGATATTGACGACAGCAAGGCGCCCTTGCTGGACCATCTGATCGAGCTGCGCAGCCGCTTGCTCAAATGCGTCTACGCGCTCGCCATTACCGGGGCGATCTGCTTCTATTTTTCGGAGCAGCTCTTCGCCATTCTGGTGCATCCGCTCAAGGAAGCCTTTGGCGATGCCGGCGGCAAGCTGGTCTATACCAAGCTCTACGAAGCCTTTTTCGTGCAGATCAAGATCGCGCTGTTCGGCGCCTTCTGCCTGTCCTTCCCGATCATCGCCAACCAGCTCTGGGCGTTCGTCGCGCCGGGGCTATATGCGAAGGAAAAGAAGGCGCTGCTGCCTTTCATCATCGCAACCCCCTTCCTGTTCGCACTGGGCGCGAGCCTCGCCTATTTCGTGGTGATGCCGACCGCCTTCCATTTCTTCCTGGGCTATCAGGGCAATGGCAGCGGGTTGCAGGTCGAGGCGCTGCCGAGCGCGGACAGCTATCTGGGCCTGGTGATGCAGTTCATCCTGGCTTTCGGCATCTGTTTCCTGCTGCCGGTACTGCTGATGCTGCTCAATCGGGCCGGCTTCGTGTCGCGCGAGCAGCTCAAGGGCATGCGTCGCTACATGATCGTCGGCGCCTTCATCCTGGCCGCGGTGCTGACCCCGCCGGATGTCGTGTCGCAGCTGATGCTCGCGATCCCGCTGCTGCTGCTCTACGAAATCACGCTGGTCGCAATCTGGTTCACCGATCGCAGCCAGGCGAAACGGGCCGCCGCAGAAGCGGCGGCAGAGGAAGTTTCCGCATAA
- a CDS encoding SPOR domain-containing protein, with amino-acid sequence MGDYARGRLDLDDEDRLPWLEPALDEADEERISPLRLLGLIILGLVLIGAVVAGMWWLQNRNGGGAGEGQLIAAPQGDYKIAAKEADAKKFQGEGDASFAASEGVARDGQIDPSRVPEAPIIPTGAAPAGTKPAVPAKPAQSVTAKVEDETRAAPKAAAPKAAGSGVIQLGAYGSASGAKDAWGRLSKRFAYLAPLAMSVEPAEVGGSTVYRLRASAGGQAGTVCGKLKVAGESCIIVN; translated from the coding sequence ATGGGTGACTATGCACGTGGGCGACTTGACCTCGATGACGAGGACCGGCTGCCCTGGCTGGAACCTGCGCTCGACGAGGCGGATGAGGAGCGGATTTCGCCGCTGCGCCTGCTGGGCCTCATCATCCTGGGGCTGGTGCTGATCGGCGCGGTGGTCGCTGGCATGTGGTGGCTGCAGAACCGCAACGGCGGCGGCGCGGGCGAAGGGCAACTGATCGCCGCGCCGCAGGGCGACTACAAGATCGCGGCCAAGGAAGCGGACGCCAAGAAGTTCCAGGGCGAGGGCGATGCCAGCTTCGCCGCGAGCGAGGGCGTGGCCCGTGATGGCCAGATCGACCCGAGCCGCGTGCCCGAGGCGCCAATCATCCCGACCGGCGCTGCCCCTGCAGGCACCAAGCCTGCTGTTCCCGCCAAGCCCGCGCAGAGCGTTACCGCCAAGGTCGAGGACGAGACCAGGGCCGCGCCCAAGGCCGCCGCGCCCAAGGCGGCCGGCAGCGGCGTCATCCAGCTGGGCGCCTATGGCAGCGCGTCGGGCGCCAAGGATGCCTGGGGCCGCCTGTCGAAGCGCTTTGCCTATCTGGCGCCGCTTGCCATGTCGGTCGAGCCGGCCGAAGTGGGCGGCAGCACAGTCTATCGCCTGCGCGCCAGCGCCGGCGGGCAGGCGGGCACCGTTTGCGGCAAGTTGAAGGTCGCGGGCGAAAGCTGCATCATCGTCAATTGA
- a CDS encoding cysteine synthase A, with product MLLQKDSLALIGNTPMVRLAGPSEATGCDIYAKCEFANPGASVKDRAALFIVNDAEEKGLLKPGGTIVEGTAGNTGIGLALVANAKGYKSIIVMPETQSREKMDTLRALGAELVTVPAAPYSNPGHFVHTSRRLAEETEGAIWANQFDNIANRKAHIVGTAEEIWTQMEGRIDGFICAAGTGGTIAGVGLGLKAHDENIVIGLADPHGAALYNYYAHGELKAEGNSVAEGIGQGRITANLEGAPIDTQFRISDEEGLEWVRRLLAEEGLCLGLSSGINVAGTVALAKQLGPGKKIVTILCDTGFRYLSTLYNRQWLESKGLTIFPWLAHN from the coding sequence ATGCTGCTCCAAAAAGATAGCCTCGCCCTGATCGGTAATACCCCGATGGTGCGTCTCGCCGGTCCGTCCGAAGCCACCGGATGCGATATCTACGCCAAGTGCGAATTCGCCAATCCCGGCGCGTCGGTGAAGGATCGCGCCGCCCTGTTCATCGTCAATGATGCCGAGGAGAAGGGGCTGCTGAAGCCCGGCGGCACGATCGTCGAGGGGACGGCCGGCAATACCGGCATCGGCCTGGCGCTGGTCGCCAATGCCAAGGGCTATAAGTCGATCATCGTCATGCCCGAGACGCAGAGCCGGGAAAAGATGGACACGCTGCGCGCGCTGGGCGCGGAACTGGTGACGGTGCCGGCGGCGCCCTATTCCAACCCCGGTCATTTCGTCCACACCTCGCGCCGCCTGGCGGAGGAGACGGAGGGCGCGATCTGGGCCAACCAGTTCGACAATATCGCCAATCGCAAGGCGCATATCGTCGGCACGGCCGAGGAAATCTGGACCCAGATGGAAGGCCGGATCGACGGCTTCATCTGTGCGGCGGGCACCGGCGGCACGATCGCGGGCGTGGGCCTGGGCCTCAAGGCGCATGACGAGAATATCGTCATCGGCCTCGCCGATCCGCATGGCGCGGCGCTCTATAATTATTATGCCCATGGCGAATTGAAGGCCGAGGGCAATTCGGTCGCCGAAGGCATCGGTCAGGGGCGCATCACCGCCAATCTGGAAGGCGCGCCGATCGACACCCAGTTCCGCATTTCCGACGAGGAAGGGCTGGAGTGGGTCCGCCGCCTGCTGGCCGAGGAGGGGCTGTGCCTGGGTCTGTCGTCGGGCATCAATGTCGCGGGTACCGTGGCGCTTGCGAAACAGCTTGGGCCGGGCAAGAAAATCGTGACAATCCTGTGCGATACCGGCTTCCGCTATCTGTCGACCCTCTACAACCGGCAGTGGCTCGAATCGAAGGGCTTGACGATATTCCCCTGGCTCGCGCACAATTGA
- a CDS encoding segregation and condensation protein A produces MDDLFTAPAATPAEVLTVSFESWEGPLDLLLALARTQKVDLREISILALVEQYLAYVDGARQLKLELAADYLVMAAWLAYLKSAMLLPKEAQPEPSPEEMALRLQLRLQRLHAMREAGARLMAGDRIGRDVFVRPRPEGLHMVRRAKWSASLYDLIQAYGQIRARNQPVVHMVAVRPVMTLDEAIQRVSALVGSALDWKTLESFLPDDRDGPMAKSALASSFVAMLELAKQGRVDIRQDGIFEPIYLRAALSGDQWEQLR; encoded by the coding sequence ATGGACGATCTCTTCACCGCCCCGGCTGCGACGCCCGCCGAGGTCCTGACCGTCAGCTTCGAAAGCTGGGAGGGGCCGCTCGACCTGTTGCTGGCGCTGGCGCGGACGCAGAAGGTCGACCTGCGCGAAATCTCCATCCTGGCGCTGGTCGAGCAGTATCTGGCCTATGTCGATGGGGCGCGGCAGCTGAAGCTGGAACTGGCGGCCGACTATCTGGTGATGGCGGCCTGGCTGGCCTATCTCAAATCGGCGATGCTGCTGCCCAAGGAAGCGCAGCCCGAGCCGAGTCCCGAGGAAATGGCGCTGCGGCTGCAATTGCGGCTGCAACGGTTGCACGCCATGCGCGAGGCCGGCGCGCGGCTGATGGCCGGCGATCGAATCGGGCGCGACGTGTTCGTCCGCCCCCGGCCCGAGGGGCTGCACATGGTGCGGCGGGCGAAGTGGAGCGCCAGCCTTTATGATCTGATCCAGGCCTATGGCCAGATCCGCGCGCGTAACCAGCCGGTGGTGCATATGGTCGCGGTGCGGCCAGTCATGACCCTGGACGAGGCGATCCAGCGGGTGAGTGCGCTGGTCGGGTCGGCGCTCGACTGGAAGACCCTGGAATCCTTCCTGCCCGACGATCGCGACGGACCGATGGCGAAATCGGCGCTGGCCAGCAGCTTCGTGGCGATGCTGGAACTGGCCAAGCAGGGGCGAGTGGACATAAGGCAGGACGGAATATTCGAGCCGATCTATCTGCGGGCGGCGCTGTCGGGCGATCAATGGGAGCAGTTGCGGTGA
- the rsmH gene encoding 16S rRNA (cytosine(1402)-N(4))-methyltransferase RsmH codes for MSAAPHIPVLLTEVLDALAITPGERHVDGTFGAGGYSSAMAAAGAQVFAFDRDPDAIREGQALADEKGITLIPGEFSRMEELLAERGVSSVSGITLDIGVSSMQLDRPERGFSFQADGPLDMTMSQGGMSAADFLNTAAEEDIADVIYRYGEEPRSRRVARAIVDARPLERTGQLAAVVRRALGYKPHDKKDPSTRTFQAIRIHVNRELEELERALEAAEALLEPGGRLAIVTFHSLEDRIVKQFLRKRSGSEAGGSRHLPEKKVEVAPAFEKPAKAVKPGETELARNPRARSATLRSAVRTGAPVANAHRSARP; via the coding sequence GTGAGCGCTGCGCCGCATATCCCTGTCCTCCTGACCGAAGTGCTCGATGCGCTCGCCATTACCCCAGGCGAGCGGCATGTCGACGGCACCTTCGGCGCGGGCGGCTATTCCAGCGCCATGGCGGCGGCTGGCGCGCAGGTCTTTGCCTTCGATCGCGACCCCGATGCGATCCGGGAAGGGCAGGCGCTGGCCGATGAAAAGGGTATCACGCTGATCCCCGGCGAATTTTCGCGGATGGAGGAGCTGTTGGCCGAGCGCGGCGTCAGCAGCGTGTCGGGCATCACGCTGGATATCGGCGTGTCGTCGATGCAGCTCGACCGGCCCGAACGTGGCTTTTCCTTCCAGGCGGACGGCCCGCTCGACATGACGATGAGCCAGGGCGGCATGAGCGCGGCCGATTTCCTCAACACCGCCGCGGAAGAGGATATTGCCGACGTCATCTATCGCTATGGCGAGGAGCCGCGGTCGCGCCGGGTTGCCCGCGCGATTGTCGATGCGCGGCCGCTGGAGCGGACCGGGCAGCTTGCTGCCGTCGTGCGCCGGGCGCTGGGCTACAAGCCGCATGACAAGAAGGATCCCTCGACCCGCACCTTCCAGGCGATCCGCATCCATGTGAATCGCGAACTGGAGGAGCTGGAGCGTGCGCTCGAAGCGGCGGAAGCGCTGCTGGAGCCGGGCGGCCGCCTTGCGATCGTGACCTTCCACAGTCTGGAGGACCGCATCGTCAAGCAGTTCCTGCGCAAGCGCAGCGGCAGCGAGGCGGGCGGATCGCGCCACCTGCCCGAGAAGAAGGTCGAGGTCGCGCCTGCATTCGAAAAGCCCGCCAAGGCCGTAAAGCCCGGCGAAACGGAACTGGCGCGCAATCCGCGTGCCCGTTCCGCCACCCTGCGCAGCGCCGTGCGGACCGGCGCCCCTGTTGCCAATGCCCATCGGAGTGCCCGGCCATGA
- the nagZ gene encoding beta-N-acetylhexosaminidase, translating to MKPVIFGLSGETLTADERAFFAEAQPAGYILFKRNIADRAQVRALTDELRALHGRDDLLIMIDQEGGRVARMQAPVWPSFPAGAVFDRLYDIAPSSAIAAARANARALALMLAEVGITVDALPLLDVRQAGASDIMGDRTLGAEPMRVAALGRAVIEGLADGNVVGIVKHMPGHGRALVDSHLELPVVHAGTEELETDLAPFRALKDAPMGMTAHVVYTAWDADRPASLSPIVIEEIIRQRIGFDGLLMSDDLDMKALKGSIPELAADVVAAGCDLALNCWGRMDDMVGIANLLPEITPAARARLDRAMASAHVADLPPFEELLATRDTLLALVPA from the coding sequence ATGAAACCCGTCATCTTCGGCCTATCCGGCGAAACCCTGACCGCCGACGAGCGCGCCTTCTTTGCCGAGGCGCAGCCGGCCGGCTATATCTTGTTCAAGCGCAACATCGCCGATCGCGCGCAGGTGCGGGCGCTGACCGACGAACTGCGCGCGCTGCACGGGCGCGACGACCTGCTGATCATGATCGATCAGGAGGGCGGCCGGGTCGCGCGGATGCAGGCGCCGGTCTGGCCCAGCTTTCCCGCCGGCGCCGTGTTCGACCGCCTCTATGACATTGCGCCGTCCAGCGCGATCGCGGCGGCGCGGGCCAATGCAAGGGCGCTCGCGCTGATGCTGGCGGAGGTTGGCATCACGGTGGATGCGCTGCCACTGCTGGACGTGCGGCAGGCGGGCGCGAGCGACATCATGGGCGACCGGACGCTGGGCGCCGAGCCGATGCGCGTCGCGGCGCTTGGCCGGGCCGTGATCGAGGGGCTGGCCGACGGCAATGTCGTGGGCATCGTCAAGCATATGCCTGGCCATGGCCGCGCGCTGGTCGACAGCCATCTGGAGCTGCCGGTCGTTCATGCCGGGACGGAAGAACTGGAAACCGACCTGGCGCCGTTCCGTGCGCTCAAGGACGCACCGATGGGCATGACCGCCCATGTCGTCTACACCGCCTGGGATGCCGACCGGCCGGCCAGCCTGTCGCCGATCGTGATCGAGGAGATTATTCGCCAGCGCATCGGCTTTGACGGGCTGCTGATGTCCGACGATCTCGACATGAAGGCGCTCAAGGGCTCGATTCCCGAACTGGCCGCCGACGTGGTCGCGGCCGGGTGCGACCTAGCGCTCAATTGCTGGGGGCGGATGGACGATATGGTCGGCATTGCCAATCTGCTGCCGGAGATCACGCCGGCTGCGCGGGCGCGGCTCGATCGGGCGATGGCGTCGGCCCATGTCGCCGACCTGCCGCCGTTCGAGGAGTTGCTGGCGACCCGCGATACGTTGCTGGCGCTGGTTCCGGCCTGA
- a CDS encoding division/cell wall cluster transcriptional repressor MraZ codes for MSDVILYSGNAFSVADGKGRFVLPLEMRRQVKLASGGENRLCLSVHMDNGCATGFGLSHKLFLFEEVNELEREARAANRPFNGDLERENRLGTIEDVNFDEGGRFFLHPDIKEEAGITDVVFFYGVGRYFQIWKPEALVESPDRPALIRNKVRRWLEQRAAEGGK; via the coding sequence GTGTCGGACGTCATTCTCTATTCGGGCAACGCGTTCAGCGTCGCGGACGGCAAGGGCCGTTTCGTGCTGCCCCTGGAGATGCGCCGCCAGGTGAAGCTGGCGAGCGGCGGCGAGAACCGTCTGTGCCTGTCGGTCCATATGGACAATGGTTGCGCCACCGGCTTCGGCCTGTCCCACAAGCTGTTCCTGTTCGAGGAAGTGAATGAGCTGGAGCGCGAGGCGCGCGCCGCCAATCGCCCGTTCAATGGTGATCTGGAGCGCGAGAATCGCCTGGGCACGATCGAGGACGTGAATTTCGACGAGGGTGGCCGCTTCTTCCTGCACCCCGATATCAAGGAAGAGGCCGGTATCACCGACGTCGTGTTCTTCTATGGCGTTGGCCGTTATTTCCAGATCTGGAAGCCCGAGGCGCTGGTCGAAAGCCCGGATCGCCCGGCGCTGATCCGCAACAAGGTGCGCCGCTGGCTGGAACAGCGCGCAGCGGAGGGTGGCAAGTGA
- a CDS encoding Gldg family protein: MMSFVRCLSRLLTLLLPATLMLLAGLAAAWRTGQADPWCWGWPALLLLVPTGWWLARRDFLHALWVGLGGAGMVLLFCALAAARMPDPWAMIGLLLLALAAAGGGALLWQRRWLPACVALAAALLLLGFGPARPISSQPDRPLLAVITALPLFWEEGGAGIRRDAPIVTLLRSRFDVRPIDDVRALAASGAPVLLLAQPRSMTPQALVALDRWVRDGGRLLLLTDPRLRWPSGLPLGDRRRAPMVGTLGPLLAHWGVRGGAVRDREIRHFLPDGRLLTMAGMQPLSSGGQQEVAPLRLRIGRGEVLLLGDADLIDDRLWLADPARPLDPRAWSADTPALVAQWLGAEMPDGRRWMRDVVDVRLGLRSALLAGTGWAILGLMLLRRRSGRNDMRTKSENKLVKGGKNG; the protein is encoded by the coding sequence ATGATGTCGTTCGTTCGCTGTCTTTCGCGATTGCTTACCCTGTTGCTACCGGCGACGCTGATGCTGCTCGCCGGTCTGGCGGCTGCCTGGCGCACCGGGCAGGCGGACCCATGGTGCTGGGGCTGGCCGGCGCTGCTGTTGCTCGTGCCAACGGGGTGGTGGCTGGCGCGGCGGGACTTTCTGCATGCGCTGTGGGTGGGGCTGGGTGGCGCCGGGATGGTGCTGCTCTTCTGCGCCCTGGCTGCTGCACGCATGCCCGACCCCTGGGCCATGATCGGCTTGCTGCTGCTGGCGCTGGCGGCGGCCGGCGGTGGTGCGTTGCTGTGGCAGCGGCGCTGGCTGCCGGCATGTGTCGCATTGGCCGCGGCGCTGCTGTTGCTTGGCTTCGGGCCGGCCCGTCCCATTTCCTCCCAGCCTGATCGTCCGCTGCTCGCCGTCATCACCGCGCTGCCGCTTTTCTGGGAAGAGGGGGGGGCAGGGATAAGGCGGGACGCGCCGATCGTCACGCTGCTGCGCAGCCGGTTCGACGTGCGGCCGATCGATGATGTGCGGGCCCTGGCCGCATCCGGCGCGCCCGTGCTGCTGCTGGCGCAGCCCCGATCGATGACGCCGCAGGCGCTGGTCGCGCTTGACCGCTGGGTCCGGGATGGCGGCCGGCTGCTGCTGCTCACCGATCCGCGTCTGCGCTGGCCCTCCGGTCTGCCGCTGGGCGACCGGCGCCGGGCGCCGATGGTCGGCACGCTTGGCCCTCTGCTGGCGCATTGGGGCGTGCGGGGTGGGGCGGTGCGTGACCGGGAAATACGCCATTTCTTGCCGGATGGGCGGCTTTTGACGATGGCCGGGATGCAGCCTCTGTCATCGGGCGGACAGCAGGAGGTGGCTCCACTGCGGCTGCGGATCGGGCGCGGGGAGGTGCTGCTGCTGGGTGACGCGGACCTGATCGACGACCGGCTGTGGCTGGCCGATCCGGCGCGGCCGCTCGATCCGCGCGCCTGGAGCGCCGATACGCCGGCGCTGGTGGCGCAATGGCTGGGGGCGGAGATGCCGGATGGTCGCCGCTGGATGCGCGATGTCGTGGATGTCCGGCTGGGGCTGCGATCGGCGCTTCTGGCTGGGACAGGGTGGGCGATACTGGGTCTGATGCTGCTGCGCCGTCGTTCCGGGCGGAATGACATGAGAACAAAAAGTGAAAATAAGCTGGTGAAAGGAGGAAAAAACGGTTAA
- a CDS encoding entericidin A/B family lipoprotein — MTKTIVTALLLTGSLLVSACNTVEGAGRDVQSAGKAVEKSAN; from the coding sequence ATGACCAAGACAATCGTCACCGCCCTGCTGCTCACCGGCTCGCTGCTGGTATCCGCCTGCAACACGGTGGAAGGCGCTGGCAGGGACGTGCAGAGCGCCGGCAAGGCCGTCGAGAAGTCGGCCAACTGA